Proteins encoded together in one Festucalex cinctus isolate MCC-2025b chromosome 8, RoL_Fcin_1.0, whole genome shotgun sequence window:
- the fmoda gene encoding fibromodulin a has translation MHPVIVLLSALLPLTPSHAQDPFAWLYSRRGAVQTETAGGECPPECNCPPTFSIAMYCDARGLTAMPAIPSRIKYLYLQNNAITAIPDSALVNASNLVWLMMHYNQLTSGGISEKAFSTLERLERFYLQHNNLTSIPRNLPRTLRDLRINHNNIEKVTPSDLQGMDNLTILHLHDNAITDMGASLKSLTSLTLLDVSANKLTKVPEALPEQLHQLYLDSNSIASLPEGFLAAFTQLQYLRLAHNQLTDTGLPSNIFNVTGLVELDLSFNHLERIPLVSIALQHLYLQANHIKEFTLGSFCNVVGVTNFSKLETLRLEGNEISQEDIPSDSALCLRLASSIDV, from the exons ATGCATCCGGTGATCGTCCTCTTGTCTGCCCTGCTTCCACTGACTCCCTCCCATGCACAAGATCCGTTCGCCTGGCTGTACAGCCGACGGGGCGCCGTCCAAACGGAGACGGCAGGAGGCGAGTGCCCCCCCGAGTGCAACTGCCCCCCGACCTTTTCCATCGCCATGTACTGCGATGCACGGGGCCTGACAGCCATGCCCGCCATCCCCTCCCGGATTAAATACTTGTATCTGCAAAACAACGCCATCACAGCCATACCCGACTCGGCTCTGGTCAACGCAAGCAATCTCGTGTGGCTTATGATGCATTACAACCAGCTCACTTCAGGTGGCATCAGTGAGAAG GCCTTTTCAACGTTGGAACGACTGGAGCGTTTTTATTTACAACACAACAATTTGACCAGCATCCCTCGGAACCTCCCTCGCACCCTTCGGGACTTGAGGATCAACCATAACAACATTGAAAAG GTAACACCCTCAGACCTACAGGGAATGGACAACCTCACAATCCTGCATCTCCATGACAACGCCATCACAGACATGGGTGCATCGCTGAAGTCGTTGACATCTCTCACACTGTTGGACGTCAGTGCCAACAAGTTGACAAAG GTGCCTGAGGCCCTCCCTGAACAACTGCACCAACTCTACTTGGACTCCAACTCCATCGCCTCTCTGCCTGAGGGCTTCTTGGCCGCTTTCACACAGCTGCAGTATCTGCGGCTGGCCCACAACCAGCTCACAGACACGGGCCTCCCGTCCAACATCTTTAATGTGACAGGCCTGGTGGAGCTGGACCTGAGCTTCAACCACCTGGAGAGAATCCCTCTGGTCAGCATTGCCCTGCAGCATCTTTATCTCCAAGCCAATCACATTAAAG AGTTCACATTGGGGAGTTTCTGCAACGTTGTGGGTGTCACGAATTTCTCCAAGCTGGAAACTCTGCGCCTGGAGGGGAATGAGATCAGTCAAGAGGACATCCCTTCGGATTCGGCACTCTGCCTGCGTCTGGCCTCCAGCATTGACGTTTAA
- the slc6a14 gene encoding sodium- and chloride-dependent neutral and basic amino acid transporter B(0+) — MGKTGIDTPKDEPILTDQDPPEAEAGDENPERGNWTNKTEYMLSLTGYAIGLGNVWRFPYLAYKHGGGAFVIAYFIMLALFGIPLYFLESAIGQFSSQGPVNVWRAVPLLQGVGVGMIIVASLIAIYYNVIVSYGLFYLFSSFQSPVPWYTCQSWGDNNCSDTSLVYCNSSGALVANSTLDNTTCASSDQIKLRAQSPSEQYWDHVALQRSGSIEETGSIVWHLALCLLLNSILVGAALIKGIKSSGKVMYFTSVFPYVVLVILLIRGATLEGAKYGIDFYIGAQSNLTKLAEAEVWKDAATQTAFSLSIACGGLVTLASYGKFHNNMFIDSVTICIISHAMSILAGFAIFSILGHMSYIYQVPIGEVVKDGFGLAFIAYAEALTKLPVSTLWSILFFFMIFIIGLDSQFALIEVVSTSIADAFPKSKRRYLSGGCSCVCFLLGLPLVTKAGIYWLTLMDACIGNWVLIILALMEIIGFCYVYGMSRLIEDIEMMLGKKSFWFWLWWRACWSVISPCILLAILVWSLKSEKLPNYGGGNLPAWAEALGWGISALPLIWILIIAVYKLGRAEGNLWKRLKSLCAPSEEWRPFLDIHRGERYSEKGCQKRKQKAADSEQMSMPVFTGL; from the exons ATGGGGAAAACTGGCATCGACACTCCAAAAGATGAGCCCATTCTAACTGATCAG GATCCTCCTGAGGCTGAGGCCGGTGATGAGAATCCAGAGCGTGGTAACTGGACCAACAAGACCGAATACATGCTCTCGTTGACCGGTTACGCTATTGGTCTGGGAAATGTTTGGAGATTTCCGTATTTAGCCTACAAGCACGGCGGGG GTGCCTTTGTCATTGCCTATTTCATTATGTTGGCTTTGTTCGGGATTCCTCTTTACTTTCTGGAAAGCGCCATCGGTCAGTTCTCCAGTCAAGGCCCGGTCAACGTATGGAGAGCTGTGCCACTACTTCAGG GTGTCGGCGTTGGAATGATAATTGTAGCCAGCCTGATTGCAATATACTACAACGTCATTGTGTCCTATGGCTTGTTCTACCTGTTCTCCTCCTTCCAGTCTCCTGTGCCGTGGTACACGTGCCAAAGTTGGGGCGATAACAACTGCAGCGACACGTCTTTAG TATATTGCAATAGCAGTGGCGCTTTAGTGGCCAACTCGACTCTGGACAACACAACTTGTGCTTCATCTGACCAGATCAAACTTCGAGCGCAGAGCCCCAGTGAGCAATACTGGGA TCACGTGGCTCTGCAGAGATCCGGTAGCATCGAGGAGACGGGTTCAATAGTTTGGCACTTGGCTCTCTGTTTGCTGCTGAACTCCATCCTTGTTGGTGCGGCACTCATCAAAGGAATCAAGTCATCAGGAAAA GTTATGTATTTCACGTCTGTGTTCCCATATGTGGTGCTTGTGATCCTGCTGATCAGAGGCGCAACGCTCGAGGGAGCCAAATATGGGATCGACTTCTACATTGGTGCTCAATCCAACCTCACCAAATTGGCAGAAGCAGAG GTCTGGAAGGACGCCGCAACTCAGACTGCATTTTCACTCTCGATTGCTTGTGGAGGACTTGTGACTCTTGCTTCTTATGGCAAGTTCCACAACAACATGTTCATCGACTCAGTGACCATATGCATCATCAGCCACG CAATGAGCATTTTGGCAGGCTTCGCCATCTTTTCCATTTTGGGTCACATGTCCTACATCTATCAAGTTCCTATTGGAGAAGTGGTGAAAGACG GTTTCGGCCTGGCATTCATCGCATACGCAGAAGCCCTGACCAAACTTCCCGTTTCCACCCTCTGGTCAATCCTCttctttttcatgatattcATTATTGGCCTCGACTCTCAGTTTGCACTTATTG AGGTGGTCTCGACCAGCATCGCTGATGCTTTCCCGAAATCTAAACGGCGCTATTTAAGTGGTGGTTGTTCCTGTGTCTGCTTCTTATTAGGCCTGCCATTAGTCACAAAG GCAGGAATATACTGGCTGACTCTAATGGATGCGTGCATTGGAAACTGGGTACTGATCATTTTGGCTCTGATGGAGATCATTGGCTTCTGCTATGTATAtg GTATGAGCCGATTAATTGAGGACATTGAGATGATGTTGGGGAAAAAGAGCTTCTGGTTCTGGCTGTGGTGGAGAGCATGTTGGTCCGTTATCAGCCCATGCATCCTGTTG GCCATCCTTGTGTGGTCTCTGAAGTCGGAAAAGCTGCCCAACTATGGAGGAGGAAACCTTCCAGCTTGGGCAGAAGCTCTGGGTTGGGGCATTTCTGCTCTCCCGCTCATATGGATCCTCATCATTGCTGTTTATAAGCTGGGCAGAGCAGAAGGAAACCTTTGGAAG CGCCTGAAGTCACTCTGCGCCCCTTCGGAAGAATGGCGTCCTTTTCTGGACATCCACCGAGGAGAGCGCTACTCAGAGAAAGGctgccaaaaaagaaaacaaaaagcagcCGATTCCGAACAAATGTCGATGCCAGTTTTCACTGGTTTGTGA
- the lrrn2 gene encoding leucine-rich repeat neuronal protein 2: MRPMLMLLQSQCLLCAFVGVCVLGALGSLPQALPWHVPCPGRCVCHIKPWFSPDSVYHEAPTVDCNDLLLTGLPWPLPLNTHTLHLQGNNLSEMEAAVLRGLPNLTDLDLSQNHFGCVKAITQNLSLPSLLSLHLEENHLSHLPNASFSSLLALQELFLSHNNLYSIAPGAFTGLDSLLRLHINNNRLTTVNPRWFGALQNLEVLMLGGNPVETLPEQGFLALKSLRSLVLGGMGLRGLADNALDGLEGLESLSFYDNLLTKVPSRALQRVKGLKFLDLNKNRIKLINTGDFRDMVHLKELGLNNMEELMSIERAALENLPELTKLEITNNPRLSFIHPQAFAQLSRLESLMLNSNCLSTLHRHTMSSLPKLQEVSLHSNPLRCDCLFHWAAQDAAHPLRDAQASKRQTSRVVRFIQPQATLCSEPPELKARRVREISSREMSASCLPTIPTASLPSNVAVREGGKLLLHCRALADPQPQLYWVTPSGLRLGSSSNVSEGPPASSEGTTYSSASSISPSQAQGNFPTIRDWLLPEGTLEIRRVTPRDAGLYTCIAENTLGADTRSVIVVVQRRQKTRRKAVASNPKGRSSLKAETRLKVMEAGEHSAVLSWQNKRNFPSTRLSWQAMSSDAPAYTTRILAGTRSFNLTHLQAETFYRVCLHLGTSEGNKHASRRSRASKKPQCVSFRTKKAAEPRASLQLNPELTSTAATILMILAIALMLLAGQGWDSGKHPGVLFQEIKSHKAVIIMQKTGGSNKKEAKHSEKLLFHHDC; this comes from the coding sequence ATGAGGCCAATGTTGATGCTTCTACAATCACAGTGTCTCCTGTGTGCGTTTGTGGGCGTGTGCGTGCTCGGAGCGCTGGGCTCGCTGCCTCAAGCTCTGCCATGGCACGTCCCCTGCCCGGGGCGGTGCGTGTGCCACATCAAGCCGTGGTTCTCGCCAGACTCGGTTTACCATGAAGCTCCGACCGTGGACTGCAACGACCTGCTGCTGACCGGCCTCCCCTGGCCCCTGCCCTTAAACACACACACCTTGCACCTGCAGGGGAACAATCTGTCCGAAATGGAAGCCGCTGTGTTGCGCGGGCTCCCCAACCTCACTGATCTTGACCTTTCCCAGAATCACTTCGGCTGTGTCAAGGCTATTACGCAAAACTTGTCTCTGCCCTCTCTGCTGTCTCTACACCTGGAGGAAAATCATCTCAGCCACCTGCCGAATGCTTCCTTCTCCTCACTGCTGGCTTTACAGGAGCTCTTTCTCAGCCATAATAATTTGTATTCTATTGCGCCCGGAGCCTTCACTGGTCTGGATTCTCTCCTGCGTCTgcacatcaacaacaacagacTCACCACCGTTAATCCAAGGTGGTTTGGGGCATTGCAGAACCTCGAAGTTCTCATGCTTGGAGGAAACCCGGTGGAGACTTTGCCCGAGCAGGGCTTCTTAGCCTTGAAATCCCTCCGCAGTCTTGTTCTCGGCGGCATGGGCTTGAGAGGGTTAGCTGATAATGCTCTTGACGGATTGGAGGGTCTGGAGAGTCTCTCCTTCTACGATAACCTACTAACCAAGGTTCCCTCTCGGGCTCTGCAAAGAGTGAAAGGACTGAAGTTTCTCGACCTTAACAAGAACCGAATCAAGCTAATCAACACAGGAGACTTCCGAGATATGGTCCACCTAAAGGAGCTTGGCCTGAACAACATGGAGGAGCTGATGTCCATTGAGAGAGCTGCGCTGGAAAACCTCCCAGAGCTCACCAAACTGGAGATAACCAACAACCCGCGACTGTCCTTCATCCACCCGCAGGCTTTTGCGCAGCTGAGCAGACTCGAGAGTCTCATGCTTAACTCCAACTGTCTCAGTACTCTGCACCGTCACACCATGAGCTCCCTGCCCAAACTCCAGGAGGTCAGCCTGCATTCTAACCCGCTCCGCTGTGACTGCCTGTTTCACTGGGCCGCACAGGACGCCGCCCACCCTCTCCGGGACGCACAAGCCAGCAAGCGTCAAACATCTCGGGTTGTGCGCTTCATCCAGCCGCAAGCCACGCTGTGCTCCGAACCCCCGGAACTGAAAGCTCGGCGGGTGAGAGAGATCTCTTCCCGGGAGATGTCAGCCTCGTGCCTCCCGACAATCCCCACCGCCTCGCTCCCTTCCAACGTGGCTGTCAGAGAAGGCGGGAAACTTCTTTTGCACTGTCGAGCTCTGGCAGATCCGCAGCCTCAACTTTACTGGGTGACTCCCTCAGGGTTGAGACTAGGGAGTTCCAGCAACGTATCTGAGGGACCACCGGCCTCTTCTGAAGGAACCACCTACTCATCTGCTTCCAGCATCTCCCCCAGCCAGGCCCAAGGTAATTTCCCCACCATACGAGACTGGCTCCTGCCTGAGGGGACTCTGGAGATCAGAAGGGTCACCCCTAGAGACGCCGGCTTGTACACCTGCATAGCTGAGAACACTCTAGGAGCTGATACGCGCAGCGTTATTGTGGTCGTGCAAAGACGACAGAAGACAAGGAGGAAGGCGGTGGCTTCTAATCCGAAGGGCCGTTCATCACTCAAAGCGGAGACAAGGTTAAAGGTGATGGAGGCTGGAGAACACTCGGCTGTATTGTCCTGGCAGAATAAGCGCAACTTCCCCTCGACTCGTTTATCCTGGCAAGCTATGAGCTCCGACGCACCCGCGTACACCACGCGCATCCTTGCCGGCACACGCAGTTTCAACCTGACCCACCTGCAGGCAGAGACGTTTTACAGAGTATGTTTACATTTAGGGACCAGTGAGGGCAACAAGCACGCCAGCAGGAGAAGCAGAGCGAGCAAGAAACCTCAGTGCGTCTCATTCAGAACGAAGAAAGCGGCAGAGCCTCGGGCCAGCCTGCAGCTCAACCCGGAGCTGACGTCCACCGCGGCGACAATTCTGATGATCCTTGCCATCGCACTGATGCTGCTGGCCGGCCAAGGGTGGGACAGTGGAAAGCACCCGGGTGTTCTTTTCCaggaaatcaaaagtcataagGCTGTGATTATCATGCAGAAGACAGGCGGGAGCAACAAGAAAGAGGCAAAACACAGTGAGAAACTTCTGTTCCATCACGACTGCTGA